One uncultured Tolumonas sp. genomic window carries:
- a CDS encoding helix-turn-helix transcriptional regulator, protein MNRLAEKRNTLNISQDALAKHLGWRQSRIGNYEAGRTPSLCDCRKIVSALNSLGCKCTIDDVFPPSEQEINNAA, encoded by the coding sequence ATGAACCGATTAGCAGAAAAACGAAACACACTGAATATCAGCCAAGACGCACTCGCTAAACATTTAGGGTGGCGTCAATCAAGAATTGGTAACTACGAAGCTGGTAGAACACCGTCTCTTTGTGACTGCAGAAAAATAGTCTCAGCCCTAAATAGCCTTGGATGTAAATGCACCATTGATGACGTGTTCCCACCATCAGAGCAAGAAATCAACAACGCAGCTTAA
- a CDS encoding YmfL family putative regulatory protein has protein sequence MDSKREAIARIVEDFPGGKEAAAAVLGMNVTKFNNHQYECKGTRPLDEGQIFHLEQVAGTSHYADYIAKMYGGVFVQKQNEEDIDRVAIESMLMDLCAGYGQLHITVSEATNDGVISQKEENLINARRDQFIATLHKYLDSQKALYRRERKK, from the coding sequence ATGGACTCAAAGCGCGAAGCAATCGCACGAATTGTTGAAGATTTCCCCGGCGGTAAAGAAGCGGCTGCTGCTGTGCTTGGAATGAACGTTACCAAATTCAATAACCATCAGTACGAATGCAAAGGCACAAGACCACTGGATGAAGGCCAGATCTTCCATCTTGAACAAGTTGCAGGCACCAGTCATTACGCAGATTACATTGCGAAGATGTACGGCGGCGTGTTTGTGCAGAAACAGAACGAAGAAGACATCGACCGCGTGGCGATTGAATCAATGCTGATGGATTTATGTGCGGGATATGGCCAGCTGCATATCACTGTTTCAGAAGCGACTAATGATGGCGTTATAAGCCAGAAAGAAGAAAACCTAATCAACGCAAGGCGCGACCAGTTTATAGCGACACTGCACAAATACTTGGACAGTCAAAAAGCGCTGTATCGCCGTGAGCGGAAAAAATAA
- a CDS encoding helix-turn-helix domain-containing protein: MKETSAAEIKAIVGKNLKKIREAKGLSQAALADLCGWGQSRVGNYERGSNSIDIPSAKELAKALGVDVADILIPGKEVDLISLINQQDVFGTDENKEDFINAIHSDLTSKLKNSGPLFSRKSPSSLTVKMIGSSMESDNPKKNIPDGSEVVILTEIDGKNLNGKAVYVKIDGVDEPIIKELQIDGPNTYLVPWNQRYEVIKVTGNYEVLGYAHKVTTVISD, encoded by the coding sequence ATGAAAGAGACAAGCGCAGCTGAAATTAAAGCGATCGTTGGTAAAAACCTTAAGAAAATCAGAGAGGCAAAAGGGCTTTCTCAGGCAGCGCTGGCCGATTTGTGCGGGTGGGGACAATCCAGAGTCGGAAACTACGAGAGAGGAAGTAACTCTATCGATATCCCATCAGCAAAAGAACTAGCAAAGGCTCTTGGCGTTGATGTTGCTGACATACTTATACCTGGCAAAGAAGTTGATTTGATTTCATTAATCAATCAACAAGATGTGTTTGGTACTGATGAGAACAAAGAGGATTTTATAAACGCTATTCATAGTGATCTTACTTCGAAACTTAAAAACAGTGGCCCGCTGTTTAGCCGCAAATCTCCATCTTCGCTAACAGTGAAAATGATTGGTTCATCAATGGAAAGTGACAACCCAAAGAAGAACATTCCTGATGGCTCTGAGGTTGTGATACTTACCGAAATTGATGGCAAAAACCTAAACGGAAAAGCTGTGTATGTAAAAATCGATGGTGTTGATGAGCCAATTATAAAGGAACTCCAGATCGATGGACCAAACACTTACTTGGTGCCATGGAATCAACGATATGAGGTAATCAAAGTAACTGGAAATTATGAAGTGCTTGGATATGCGCATAAAGTAACAACCGTCATTTCAGACTAA